A window of Stenotrophomonas indicatrix genomic DNA:
CGGGGGCGTTCGCGCTCCAGCAGGTCCAGCAGGAAACGGGCGAAGCCGTGCACGGCGTTGGTCGGCCAGCCCTGGCTGTCCTGGAATTCGTCCGGCAGCGAATGCCAGGCGCGGAACACGTAGATGCTGGCGTCGACCAGGTACAGCGGCGGCGGTATCGCCACGGGAATCACGGCGTTCACTGGCCGGTCCAGTCCTGCAGCAGGGCCGCGGCATCGGGGCGCTCGCGCTCGGGGACTTCGGCCTTGGGCGTGCCGATGTGGATGAAGCCGGCAATGCCTTCGCCCTCGGCCAGCCCCAGGTGGGCGTGCACGGCAGGATCGAAGGCCATCCATGCGGTCAGCCACTGCGCGCCGAAGCCCAGCGCCTGTGCCGCCTGCAACAGAGCAAAGCACACACAGCCGGCGGTCATCAGCTGTTCCTGTGCCGGTACCTTCGGGTCCGGGCGGGGGCTGGCCACCACCACGATCACCAGCGGTGCATGGCTGAAGCGCTGGCGGTCCTTCTCGAACACGGCGTCGCCGGCATGCGGGT
This region includes:
- a CDS encoding nitroreductase family protein, translating into MPDPAALLALDARRSVPSRQLGEPGPDPATLQRMLTSAVRVPDHGKRVPFRFLKIAGDARHTLGDFLAARSRERDPHAGDAVFEKDRQRFSHAPLVIVVVASPRPDPKVPAQEQLMTAGCVCFALLQAAQALGFGAQWLTAWMAFDPAVHAHLGLAEGEGIAGFIHIGTPKAEVPERERPDAAALLQDWTGQ